cacagttaccttgacctttATCTGATGACCAttaaatccaatcagttcattgttgagtccaagtggaaatTCCCTTTGGACCTTCTTGTGATATTGTATTGACAAGAATGACCTCtgaccacaaaaatctaatcatttcatctTTTTGACCAAgcggacgtttgtgccaaataaatTCGCTATGAGGTGTTTTTGACATATCACGTTCAAAAGAATGGGACCAACAACCTGAAATCATACTATCTCCGGCCACAGCTATCACAGGCACGGAGGCATGAAGAGACATCAAAGAATTTGCAAGCCGGGGGGGCGTCAACACATTTGGAGAAATacgtcaaacaggaagtcacagttttgtttttgtctcgtTGGTTCCTACCTGTGGTACCGTGAGCCGCTAAAGTGTGGCCGTCTGTCATCTCTGCCGTTGGAGTCAGACGTGGTGTAACTCGCCCGATGAGTAGCAAGACCTCTCACTGGCTCCTGCTCAGACTCCTCCATCCCCTCGTTACTgttttaaaccaatcacaacagACTAGTCACAGCGAACCACAGCCTAACGTTGCTATGGAGTCAGTGAGTTAGCTGTGAGCTAAAACATAGCTTTTAGCCTAtatctgtttacattttgtcaAACAGCCGAATTATCCATTAGCAGCTCCTGTCTGCAGTGGACCCACTGATGTACAGACGACTATCACTGGATTACTGTGAAACTGAAGAAaactttaaaacataaaattctCAGGCAGGTTCTGAACTGTCTTTTCTCGGACTCCTCAGTGAATTTATAATATGAGAGATAATATTCTCATGAAGTGAAATTCTCATAAATCTGCAAACCACACAtaaccataaaaaaaaacaacactatgAAAGATCTTTTTAAAGATAACGTGATCACCTCCTCTTCGGCCCACATCGCAGGTCGTCCAGATAGTTCTGTCTCTCTACAGCGTGGCCCCGCGACGAGTTGAACACTGACAACAAAAGAACATTTAAGATGTTTCACTTTAATTCAGAAATGAGTCAAACACAGATTAAAACAAGACGACTGTGTGTCAGCACTCACACTCCACAGCTTCTTTAGGATCCATCCCATCAACATCTATCAGATACCTGCAGGTCAGACACAGCTGTTAAACACTGATCACACCAACACTTCATGTATGTGTGATTCACACTGAACACACCTGCAGATCAGGTAGCCGGTGCGGTTCAGACCGTGGGTGCAGTGGACGCCGATAAGCTTGTCTGTAACGCAAGGGACGGTTTATTTGTGACTAAAATCAGCACACAGTAGAATATAGTAGCATTTTACCCAGAGGAACAACCTGTTAAATCAATGAGTCCCAACCAGGGGTACTTATACCTTCGGGGGTACTTATACCCTGGGGGTACTTATACCCTGGGGGTACTTCCACTCACAGCACAAAAATCCCCTACGGcataaaaagcattttccctGTAGACGACCATTATGAAAGAAACGTCTGTAAatctgttgacaggacacctccaaCTGTAAACATGGTCAATATGACTTTTTATTAACGTTTGAGCCATGGtggtttttatttgtaaaactttcctcaagtcgagaaaagtgacataaaaatctgtgatgtcatcacaacgTTGAGTCTATGAACCAAACGGGTGAAACACTGCTCAGCATATTCAGTGGGTATCCTGCTGTGGAGGTAAACCTGGAAGCTCGGAAACTTTTTTGGTGTTGGTGAGCAACTCCACTGGACTGCGCCATCTTGGCATTCGTTATTATTAAAATCTGTGGCACTTCTGCAGGTAATGGGGGCTGCGTGGACATACTGTGGTGAAGCATAACTGTTCcagtttagaaaaacaaaaacaaaaaacccagaTATTGAGCTCCAGCTTGAACTCAACGTGCTGCAACTGAGAGTACGTGAGAAATAGGAAGCAAGCAGAGAAGTCTCAACAGCAAACTAAAACTAATGTGTAAATGTCTAAAATGTAGctaaaaataatttatataGAGTACAAATAATTAGATAAATAAGTAATGGCTATGTAGCTTAAACTGCTAGCTAAAACTAATAGTATGTAGCTTAAGTAGTTCGCCTACTAGAAAGTACTGATTATGTATCTTAAATTGTTAGCTAATTAAAAGTAATGGTTGCGTAGCTTAAATTTTTAGCTAACTAAAAGTAACTGTTATTTAGCTTAAATTGTTAGCCTACTAAAAGTAATGACTATGTGGCTTCAATAGTAAGCGAACTAAAACGAATGGATATGTAGCTCTGATATGTAGCTTAAATCGTTAGCTAACTAACAGTAATGGATATGGAGCCTAAATCGTTAGCTAACTGACAGTAATGGATATGGAGCTTAAATCACTGGCTAACTAACAGTAATGGATATGGAGCTTAAATCGTTAGCTAACTGACAGTAATGGATATGGAGCTTAAATCGTTAGCTAACTAACAGTAATGGATATGGAGCCTAAATCGTTAGCTAACTAACAGCAATGGATATGGAGCTTAAATCGTTAGCTAACTAAATGTTAATGTTCTGTAGCTTCCTGACATGTTACACACTAAATAACACTAATGATCACTCATCAGCAGCATCTCTCACCATTCTCTGCGTTATCTCGTAGAAACCTGCGTACAGCACGTTTGAAGCTGAGGATGGCGTCGTCACTGGGAACGTCGTGACCGGCTGTGAAGATCTTCACAAACATCAGTGAGTCTGGGACGTCCTGCGTATGGGAAAACAATAAATATTCATCACTTTAAACTGAAAAAGAAGCAGCGCTGATCCAGTCCTGGGCGTGTGGTCGTTTACCTCTAGTTTGTAGTAACGTGTGGTGAAAGTCAAGTCGATGATCAAACCAAGCTCTTGATTTTCTTTGTTCAGAGCGTCCAGCAGCTCCCACGGACCAAACGCATCCGAACATGGCAGCTGACGGTTCAGAGACTAACagataaaacacagattttcatCAGTGGTCACAGTCTCACTGCTCGCTCCCAAAATCTCAGCCAAATTCTGTGATACATAAACTTTAGCTTTAAAGAGTAACTCTGGTATCTTCTTAGTCTTGTGACACACCACTACAACATACCAGCTGTCTCCGTCCAAGCACTTGAACACTGTTTAAAATTTAGTTGGCACCAACTTTGATAAAGAGACACTGCATGATATTAAATAGAAGTAACCACCGTGACATTTTCACAGCCTCCATGCTACTTTCTACTGTTTGCTAACCTGTCCGTGACATCCAacgtgacacaccagaaaacagaaacagaaagacatACTTGTCTGCTGCAGAAGATGGGAAAgcagttttttgtttaaaatgttttaacgtATTTAAAAAACCTCCTTTTTCTCCTGACCTGTTTCAGAGGCACTTTGAAGGCGATGAAACGAGTCCCGTGAAGTCTTTTACCGACAGCTTTGTAATCCAGCCACCTGTCGAGAAGACACAGCATCAGTGTCACAGTAACGTATGTTaacatgacatcagagaaaatctGTTTACTGTGTCAGTCCGAAtcaaaccggacttttaaaatacacgtaAACATGTCCGTCTGACTGAAATCTTACTGAAGCTGTTTtcattaataattataattctgtgaaactgtgatattttctgagacggtgAAAATCTCAGACAGTTTCAACCCAAATTCTGACCGCTTGTtttccactgatggaccctgatgaggactgttggtccccTAGGAACAGTCTTAATCGAGGGCAGCTCTAATTTTCCTCTCaggtacttcctccacctctgacgTCAGCTGATCACTAACTGGTAAAGTCAGAGTAATGTCCTGAACTCTTCTCACCTCAGTGTGTTTTATCGTGAAGTTAGAAAAGTTTAAATGTTACTGATCAGTGAGAAACATTATCAGTATCAGCTGATCTCTGGTTTCTGTCGTCTTTAACACATTGTCATTATTCATGAAGCAACAACACAGACCtgacgtcatcatcatcatcatctcccaCTGATGAACCAGTCTGAACTGGTTTTTACTCAAGTGGAGCAATAATATCCAATCACACcagatttgctgttttttgtttgtttgttcgtttCCTCTGTTTTGCTTGTTAATATGTTCTtgtcttgtgtctgtgtcattcatTACTTTGGGCTGCGTGTTTGTCTGAGAGGTGCTGtacagataaagttattatattTACAATAAAACATAGCACGTTATTTGGTGCCACGTCACTTCCGGTTCCGTCTTAATGGTACTGAGATGTTTATGAGATGTTTATACTTTTTATACTTTGAATCCAGGACTGACTGAAGGTCTCTGAGCTGTAGTTTCGTCCCCTCAGTAAACACACTGAGTCCTGTGTGTTCATCATAAAGAACCGGACAGTAACTCATCACGTGACTGTTACAGGTAAATGTGGTGCTCACCTGTCCGGTATTCCCCTCTTCAtcgtctcactgtgtctctgtcttctGTGATTTAATCAACCTCACTGTGTGAATCTTAAGATAAAACACGTCACGTCCCCACGTGTCTCtgcaagcagacacacacacacacacacacacacacacacacacacacacacacagtccgtTTAAAACTCCGTATTTCCGGTAACACCAGCTGAAGCTCCTCCCACCGTCTGACTGCAGGTAAACATCCACCTGAGCTCATGTGAACCTCCTGTGAACACCAGGATCCATCTTATTACTCTCCTCAGCCTCCTGCCTGCTCCCGacacaaactgaaaacagatACTGACTCCGGTCGCGCCTAGATGACGtcacttcttcctcttccttcttcttcGTTGGTGTTATCCGGCAGTTTGCATCCTTCACGGTGCAGTGCTGCCTCCTTCTGGTTTTATCCGACCACTGCTGCTCCTGTGATCTGCTCCAGGCCTCAGGTGAGTCCCTCACACACCTGGACATCACCTACACACCTCAACATCACCTTGATTTAAACATGacttaacatttatttagaaattattgattttaaccctttgaaatcaggaaatgaccccaaaaaatagcaagaaattagtaaaaagagagggaaataatagatttagaaaattatttttaaaaaactggggaaaaaaacaacttgagaaaaaaatatattcataatcattattattattattattattattattattattattattattattattattatcatcatgaAATTTTTGCATTAAATTACATAATTATTGTATTTCTATTTCCATTGTCTTCCCCTGTTTCatatgacattgataagtctcGTGAGAGACAAAAGTTGGACCCCACATTTCCTGAGGGCCACTGGCCACGTTGTCCTAGAGGggacagattttttaaaaaatgtttgatttaatagaaatgattgatttttaaccctttgaaacctgacaGCAACCCAGCTTGGTTTCTTTCATGACATGGGAAGAAGCATGGCAGCGAGCAAtggaagaagaaatgacccagaAAATTAGCAAGAagttagaaaataaataaatactataaaaattaatttagaaaatgatttaaattgttccattattaaaaattaattatttataattattatattttttacattttaagaacATGTTATggaattattttgatttttaaggACCCATTCTGGGACATctccttctttgtttgtttttaacttgatttcttttttattttgattttttgttttaaatgacagttATCATTATACACTGAGAGACACAGTGGAGCGTTGAGCCTCAGCAGAATAAATGCCTTACATGTTAACATCCAGTAGGTGGCAGTGAAGAGCAGTAAAGCGACCAAACAGCTggagaaacacactgacacacaggaagctgtCATCACTGAGCATGTCTGACTGAAATATGTTCGGTCTCTTGAATGTATATTTAACACGTTGCACGAACTGAACAGATTCAGGTCTTTTATTTAAGTGTCACTTATCTTTAACATGTCAAACATAAAGTGTCGTCATACACACCGACACAAACTGAAAGACATTAAACAGAAACTCAGCGTCTACGTTCATCAGACGTGGAAAACCAATcagggagcaaaagcaaaacccAGCATCTGACAGAGTGACAGTGAGAGTACGAGAAGACGAGAGAGGAAAACAGACTGATCCTGATCGTCAGTGTTATACTGATAGAACAACGAGATGATGAAGTGAACATGATGTTGTGAAGAACATTCACAAGACAGTGGAAAGTAGAGATGTGCATCATATGCAGTAGTGATGCAcctgatgaatgaatgaatgaatgaatgctgctGTCAGCGTGCTTTGTTTCAGCTCTGCACCCCGCAGAAGatctagcctggaaatccagacccaaatctagaaagagttagggtctggctatgagtaatgaaaatggcccaactcgaggggcggccccaagcatgcatttgaaaatatcactgcacacaattggataacactacgaccaatcagaacaatacacagggtgacgtatccagagcttagctaccagtggagctaactggtagattagactcttgctgtatccggtcggtaaaacagcaaaaacgtccttcttgcaaaggaaagactcgagcgccgtcttctgttcctcttttagagaaaaagccaagtctaactcgttcattatagcggccaaagccgtttcaaacaactggtgttcatccgtagccatcttgcaatgtttactgactgattccggacttcgtcgtcgcagcgctgtcgtcatctgtttagctcacctctggcccgcctatatcacaTACACCgatgattggtgcagctcggtttcatgggcataggtaatgagcatcattactgattggcAGAGTGACTTGCTGAGCAAATTCagattgtgctctcgcgagaactctggaatTCCAGGGTACAGAAGATCGGTAcacaacacacatcacacaaGACAACATCTGACAGAGCACAATGACATTTCAGAAAATACAGCGAGGTTTTAGAAAActcatttcacaaaacatgacttttcaaaaaacatattacacaaaacacaacatttgatACAGCATGACACACTTTTACAAAACACAGATATgtcacaaaatacaaaaatttcAGAAGACACAACAT
The sequence above is drawn from the Epinephelus fuscoguttatus linkage group LG18, E.fuscoguttatus.final_Chr_v1 genome and encodes:
- the LOC125905694 gene encoding RNA/RNP complex-1-interacting phosphatase-like isoform X20, which codes for MKRGIPDRWLDYKAVGKRLHGTRFIAFKVPLKQSLNRQLPCSDAFGPWELLDALNKENQELGLIIDLTFTTRYYKLEDVPDSLMFVKIFTAGHDVPSDDAILSFKRAVRRFLRDNAENDKLIGVHCTHGLNRTGYLICRYLIDVDGMDPKEAVELFNSSRGHAVERQNYLDDLRCGPKRSNEGMEESEQEPVRGLATHRASYTTSDSNGRDDRRPHFSGSRYHSRSFPPIETNHHPHRHHSHDGLLPTPPLLPPPMGAHFHPYRWMPPHPDSQWGRPPGSEERRSRYAPSEPERRSRYAPSEPERRSRYAPSEPERRSRYAPSEPERRSSPCLQADRWRAPPPLPRYSARWTNESNGYDRREEEWAGPNMRHHHTQTHRVETYNDY
- the LOC125905694 gene encoding RNA/RNP complex-1-interacting phosphatase-like isoform X24; its protein translation is MKRGIPDRWLDYKAVGKRLHGTRFIAFKVPLKQSLNRQLPCSDAFGPWELLDALNKENQELGLIIDLTFTTRYYKLEDVPDSLMFVKIFTAGHDVPSDDAILSFKRAVRRFLRDNAENDKLIGVHCTHGLNRTGYLICRYLIDVDGMDPKEAVELFNSSRGHAVERQNYLDDLRCGPKRSNEGMEESEQEPVRGLATHRASYTTSDSNGRDDRRPHFSGSRYHSRSFPPIETNHHPHRHHSHDGLLPTPPLLPPPMGAHFHPYRWMPPHPDSQWGRPPGSEERRSRYAPSEPERRSRYAPSEPERRSRYAPSEPERRSSPCLQADRWRAPPPLPRYSARWTNESNGYDRREEEWAGPNMRHHHTQTHRVETYNDY